In the genome of Luteitalea pratensis, the window CCCATACTCGGCGCGATAGGTGTTCAGCAGCACACGCACCTCGGCGATCGCGTCGAGGTTGATCTGTTGCGACATGAGGCCGCTGTTGCCCGCCTCGTTGGCGACCAGACCGTCGACAACGACGTTGCTCCAGTCGCGCCGGGCACCGCCGACGTTGGGCACGTCGGTGCCGAAACTCATGCCGAGCGAGTCCACGGTCTGCTCGTACCGGACGCCCGGCAGCAGACGCATGATCGACGTGACGTCGCGGCCGAGCACCTGCACCTGCTCGATCTGGTTGGCGGTGATGACGCCGGCGTGCTGGGTTTCGGCGACGTTGACGTGCGCGCCTCGCGCCTCGACCACCACGGTCTCGCCGACGGCGCCCACGTCCATCGTCACGTTGCCGACGCTCAGGCGCTCGCCGGCGCTCAGGACGACATTCTGGCGCTCGTGCGTGCGGAAGCTCTCCAGCGTCGCGCGGACGGTGTAGCGGCCGGGCATCAGGTTGGTCAACTGGAACTCGCCGCGATCGTTGGTCACGGTCGAGCGCTCCTCGAGCGTCGACTCGTTCACGATGACGATGTTCACTCCAGGCACGACGCCGCCTTGGGCGTCGATGGTGGTGCCACTGATGCTGCCGGCGACGACCTGCGCGCTCGCCGTGGTCGAAGCCAAGAGGAGCGCGCACAGGGCCGCAGCCAGACGTCGTGCTGACATCGAGAGTCCTCCGTATCGTCACGCGGACACAGCCCGGGCTGCCGAGTTCATTCAGCCGCCGAACCTGCGTACGTCGCAAATGTGGTTGCGCAGAGAACGTATCGATCGAACTACCGACTGTCAAGCGGCGTCAGTCGAGTTGGGCGGACGATCACACCCCGTCGCCACCACGCCGTGCATCCGCGGACTGGTGTCGCAACGGGCCAATTGGTCGAGCGGGCCGAAATGAAACTGTAAGATGCCGGTTAACAACGAGAAATGACGGGCGGGTGGACAACGAGCCGACCAGTGCGGCGAGGGCGCTCGGATTGACCACCGGGCGCGAGGAAGGTAGCGAGGCGAACGCCAATCGGCAACATCAGGACTCCAGACTTGGCGGGGGCTTCCCTTTTCCGGGGCGCCGGCCGAGCAGCCGTAGAAAGATAGAGGTGTCCGTCGACGGCGGTACGAACGGCGGTGGCGAGTTCGTTACCGGCATCGCTCTTCAGCACGTAACCTCGTGCGCCGCATTCGAGCGCCTTCTTGATGACTGCGCGGCTGTCTAGACCATATGGAAGGACCGACCTCGGCTTTGCATCTGTCGCGGGTTACTCTCGGCTTGCGACAGCTCAGAGCAGAGCCGCATACAAAGGAGGTCGGTCGTGATGCAGTCTATCGCCATCATCGCCTTTGATCAGCACGCCGCCACGACGGTGGCCGCGGTGTTGTTGCCGCGCCACCGGACGCCCGTGCTGCACACGCTGACCTCGGATCCGCAAACGATCCTGCGGTTCCTGCAGCGATTGCAGCGCCAGCACCCCGTGCGGTGTTGCTACGAGGCGGCCCCGTGCGGATTCGCGCTGCAGCGGGAGCTGGCCGCTCACGGGATTCCCTGTGATCTCATCGCGCCCGCGCTGATCCCGCGTCGGCCCGGCGATCGGGTCAAACCGACCGCCGCGACGCCGGCCAGCTCGCGGTGCTCTATCGCGCCGATGCCCTGACGGCCATCCACATTCCGACCGAGATCGAGGAGGCCGTGCGGGATCTGTTGCGCTGCCGGAAGGACATCCGCATCGATCTGTTGCGGGCGCGGCATCGGCTCTCCAAGTTCCTCCTGCGCCATGGGCGGCGCTTCACCGGCGGGCGCGCGTGGACCCTGCGCCATGACGCCTGGCTCCGCGCCCAGCCCTGGGACCAGGTTGCGCTGCAGCGCACCCACGAGTCCTATCTGCGCGCGGTCGACGAGACCGTCGGGCGCCTGCGCGCCGTGGAGACCGATCTGCGGCCGCTGCTGCAGGTGGCGCCGCTGCAGGCCCGCGTCCAGCGGCTGCGGTGCTTCCGCGGCATGGACGATCTGACGGCGCTGACGATTGCGGCGGAATTGGGCGACGCCCGCCGCTTCGCGTCCGCGCCACAGACGATGGCCTTCGTGGGGCTCGTGCCGTCGGAGCACTCGAGCGGCAGCAAACGCGCCCAAGGCGGCATCACCAAGACGGGCAATGCCCATCTGCGCCGGGTCCTGATCGAAGCGGCGTGGCACTATCGGCATCCCGCACGCGTGGGCAGGTCGCTCCGCGCCCGGCAAGCGGGTGCGCCGAGCACGGCCATCCCGCACGCGTGGGCCGCGCAGCAGCGGCTGCACCGCACGTATCGACGTTTGACCGCACGAGGGAAGCCGACGCCGCAGGTGGTGACCGCGGTGGCACGTGAGTTGACCGGGTTTGTGTGGGCAGCCCTGACCCAGTGAGCGGATCGGCCGACGATCCAAAGGAGAATTCTCGGAACTTCTATGCGATAGACGACTTCGGTCTCGAACTCGCGCCCTTAGAGCGAGGCAGCTCCCGACGAATCATGGTCATGCGGTAGCCAACCCGCGCATATCAGAGTGATTCATCGTCGACGTCGCTCGGCCGATCCGCTGACCGGGGCCAGGGCCCAAGACACGAAGAGGCTGTGGCAATGACGGCCGCATGTGCGGCCTTGGACGCGCGCCTCGCGCGCGCCCAGATTCCCACAGCCCCTCTTAACTACTGGTTGACGAACGGTCCTTCCATATCAGAAGTTTTCGGGGGCGAGGCCACTGGAGGCCACAGCAGCCCGCTGCAGCCTCAGCTCGCTGAGCTCGATCACCGCTGTAGGCAACTCGATGCCGCTGGTGGCAGCCTCGGATTGTCACTCGATTGTCAGTCGAGCTCAGCCGCGACGCCGTTGTTCACAGCCGAACGCGCAGCGAGGCCAATCGCGGCAGCAGCGCCGGTACTTCCTCGACCACCACGCTCCACACGATGTCGTCGTCGATGCCGAAGTACGCGTGGGCCAGGAGGTCGCGCAACCCTGCGATGCGGCGCCACGCGATCGTGTCGTCCATCTGGCGCATGGCCGTCGAACGTTCTTCGCGGCTTCGCCGAGCACTTCGAGGTTTCGCAAGACGGCATCGTGCGCCATCGTGCCCGACACCAACTGCGTCCTGCTGAGCCCCTCAGTGTACTGCATCACACGACGGCACGCCTCGAGCATGTCGTCGATCTACAGGGTGGCGTCACGCGACACGGCGGGCTTCGGCTTCGATGCGTGGCTTTAGCTGCGAGCGAAGCGCCGCACGGGTCACCAGGTCGACGTGTGCGCCCAGGGTGTCTTCCAGCAGCGCCTTGAGATCCATGAACCGTGCGAACGTCGGCATGCCGTCGAACTCGACGAGCACATCGATGTCGCTGTCGGCGCTGGCCTCGCCGCCAGCCACGGAACCGAATACATACAGTGCGGCGACTCCGAAGTCGGTTCGGAGGCGATCCTCGAGGTGGTGCACCGCGTTGATGACGGCATCCAGGGGCATAGGAGCACTCGCAGGCAGTATAGGGACCTTGAAGCGGCAGAGTGTGGCTCGGGGCGCTTGGGGGCAACTCCTCACCGGCGCATCGAGCCCGCCCGTGGAGCCCTCGGCACGGGATGCAGTGCCTGGTCGCGAGGTGTCGCGTCCCTGACGGCAGCGTACATCGTGCGACCCGAGGAGCGCGTGTCGGTGGTCATGCTAATGGCCAGGAGGTGCACGGCGCCGACGTAGAAGGCCGGATCCACCACATTGACTGGACGGTGCCCGAACTGAGTGTGGCACCGCTGCGCGTGGCCTGACGCTGTTTAGCGGTTGAGGCGCCTTTGGCTCGACGGCGCGACATCGTGCTCACAGGCCCCGCTGCTCGTGGACGGACTGAGCGCGCAATTACGTCAGGAGCCGTGGCGGCCTCACTGCGTGGCCGGCGGGGTCCGCTCCTGCTCCTGGTTGAACAGGAGGCCGGCCTGTCCCGCGACATAGGCGCGAATCAGTTCCGCATCTGCCGCCGAGATATGCCGGCTGAAGCGCGGCATGCCGCGTGAGGCCAATTCCTCGTCGACGACGGCGGCCTTCCACAGTACCGCGTCCTGCAGTCGACCCGACTTGCGCAGATCGGGCAGGACGCCCCCGGTGATCGCGGCAATGCCGTGGCAATTCAGGCAGAAGGTGTCGTAGAGGAAGCCGCCGCGGCGGTACTGGTCGGCGGTCACGGGCAGCACCGGCGGCTTCGGGGTCGGGATGCGCGCGAACTGGATGACCGGTCTGGGGGCCGACCCTCCCAGCTTGAAGGTGTAGACGCGCGCGTTGGCCGGCGACCCCTCCCGGGGCAGGAACAAACCGTTGATCAGGAAGAACACGCCGCCGTAGCCTGCCGGCACCGAGATGTACTGCTCCCCGTCCAGCTCGTAGCTCACCGGTCCGGCAAGCGTCGCGGCCTGGTTGTCGAACGACCAGAGTTCCTTGCCGGTCTTCGCGTCCATGGCGAGGAAGTGCCCGTCGATCGTGCCCTGGAACACGACGCCGCCGGCGACCGCCAGCGTGCCGCCGTTATAGGCCCCGCGCCGCTCGGCACGCCAGGCGGCCTTGCGCGCAATCGGATCCCAGGCGAGCAGCGCGCCGCGGTAGCCGTTGCGGATGGCCTTCCGCACCTGCGGGTCGTCGGGCAGCGTACCAATGAGGACCCCGAGGTTCTGGAAGCCCTCGAGCCGCGTGTATGCGGGGTCGTGGGCGAAGTCGATCGCGCCGTCCTGAATCGGGATGTAGACCAGCCCGGTCTGCGGGCTGTACGACATCGGGTGCCAGTTGTGCCCGCCATCGGGGTTCGGATGGATCAGCGTGGTCCCCGCCTTGAAGCGCGCCTCCGGGTTCTCGATCGGGCGGCCCGTCTTCGTGTCCACGGCGTACGCCCACGCCACGGGAGCGCCGCGGGGCGTGTCCTTCGCCGCCTTCATGTCGAGGTACGGGTCGGCCGAGATCAGCTGGCCGTTGGCGCGATTGATGACGTAGAAGAACCCGTTCTTCGGCGCTTGCATCGCCACCTTGCGTGGCGTGCCGCCGATGGTGAGGTCGGCCAGCATGATCGGCTGCGTCGCGGTGTAGTCCCAGGTCTCGCCCGGCGTGGTCTGGTAGTGCCACTTGTAGGCGCCGGTCTTCGCGTCGAGCGCGACGATCGACGCGAGGAACAGGTTGTCGCCGCCGCCGGGCGATCGAATCTGCTGGTTCCAGGGCGATCCGTTGCCCACGCCGACGAGCAGTTGATCGAACTCCGGGTCGTACACGATGGCGTCCCACACCGTGCCGCCGCCGCCGTTCTGCCACCATTCGCCGGTCCACGTGGCCCGCATCCGTTCGAGCACCGAGTCCGAGGCGGCACCGTCGGGGCCCGTCGCGGGATTGCCGGGCACCGTGTAGAAGCGCCAGCGCAACGCACCCGTTTGCGCGTCGTAGGCCGACACGTAGCCGCGCACGCCGTACTCGGCGCCGCCGTTGCCGATGTACACGAGCCCGTTGGCGACGCGCGGCGCGCCGGTGATCGTGTAGGGCTGCGACTGATCGACCGTCACCGTCTCCCACGCCACAACGCCCGTCGCCGCATCGAGCGCGACGAGACGACCATCGATGACGCCGACGAACACCTTGCCGCCGTGGACGGCGACGCCGCGATTGACGACGTCACAGCACGCTTTCGGGCCGACCTCGCGACTGACCTTCGGGTCGTACACCCAGCGCTTCGCCCCCGTCTTCGCGCTGATGGCGTGGACGATGCTCCACGCAGACGTGACGTACATCACACCGTCGCGGACGATGGGCGTCGCTTCCGCGCCGCGATTCATGCCGAGGTCGTAGGACCAGGCCAGGCCGAGGCCGGCGACGGTCTCCGTCGAGATGCGCGTCAGTGGACTGAAACGCTGCTCCCCATACGTGCGGCCGTGCGATAGCCAATTACCTGGTTCGGCGTCGGCCGCGACACGCGCGGTGTCGTCGTCGAGAACGGCCGTGGAGGACACCGTGCAGCCAGTGCCTGCAACGACGAGCGTGAGGATGATCGGGACGAGGGCAGACCGGGCAGACATGGCGTGTCTCCAGTTGCAGACGACCCTCGCGGCTGCAGCGCGACATGGCAGGCCCGACATGTGCTACCGTCGCCAGCCGTGATGGATGAGGTGGACGGACGATAGCACGCCCCCCTCGCCACGGGCCCGGCACGCGACGTACGGCACGACCGGAACGAGGCGAGATGGCCCCGAATTCCACAAGCGACGATGGCCATCCACCGCAGGGCACTTCCGACCTGGACCCGACGCGACTTCGTTCGCGCCGGCTTCGCCTCTGCCGGTGCCGTGACGCTGGCTGCCTGCGCACCCGCCGGCGCTCCGCGTGTCTCCCTGGCGGCTGGGCCCGATGCCGATCTCGCCGATCTCGCCCGAAACATCCGCGGGCGTTTCCTGCAGCCCGGGGCGCCCCTCTTCAACGAGGCGAGGAAGGTCTGGAACCTCGCCTACGACCGTCGCCCAGTCGCCATGGCGCGGTGCGCAGACCTCGACGACGTGCGGCGCTGCGTAGAGGTCGCGCGGCGACATGACATCCCGATCGCCATCCGCGGCGGCGGTCACAGCTACGCCGGATTCGGCGTCGCCGATGGCGCGCTGCAGATTGATCTCGGCGCGTTCAACGCCGTCAGCGTCGATGCGCACCGCCGAATCGCCTCCGTTGGCGGCGGAACGACGATTCGCGAGTTGCTCACCGCGACGCTCGCGTTCGGGCTCGTCACGCCGATGGGCAGCTGCGGGTCGGTCGGCGTGGCTGGTCTGGCGCTCGCCGGCGGCGATACCGCCGGGCGCGGCCTCTTCGGGACAGCGAGCGACAACATCGTCGGCGCGCAGCTCGTGACTGCCGATGGCGAGGTGCTGGAACTCGGGTCGGGCCAGAACGAAGATCTGTTCTGGGCGATCCGTGGCGGCGGCGGCAACTTCGGCATCGTCACGCGACTGGATTTCGGGCTGCACCCGGTGCGCACCTTCCATTCCGCTACCTTCACTTCGGTTGGAACGAAATTGCCGGGGCCATGCGGACGTTTGGCGAGCTCGTGCGCGAGACGCCCGACGAGGTCCGGGCCGGCTTCAGGGTGCACGAGGAGACCGGCGCATCCGCCACCTGCGGCTACTACGGCGATCCGGCAGCAGCCGCCGCCTATCTCGCGAAGTGGAAGACTGCGTTCCGGCCGGTGGATCCGCGGATGGCCAGTTCCACGCCAAACCCCGAAGGCGAGGTGTGGACGACCACATCCCTGGCTGTCGACGGCGCGTTTCTCGAGGGCATGACTGATGGCGTCGTGGACGTGCTGGCGCGTGCAGCGGTCGCCGGGCGCGGCGTTGGTGCAATGCTGATGGGCCTGTCCAACGGTGTGGCGTCACGCGTCGCGATGACCGACACGGCGTACCCGCTGCGTGGTACGGGGCTGAGCAGTCTTCTGTCGGCCGAGTGGAAGCGGCCCGCGGATCGCAAGCGTGCGGAGCGATGGGTCGCCGAGCACGGCGCTGCGCTGCGTCCGTGGGCACGCCGCGCCTACGTGAACTATCTGGCGCCCAGCACCGCCGAGCGCATACGCGATGTCTACGGGGTCAACTATCCTCGGCTCGCTCGGGTCAAGGGGACGTACGACCCGACGAATCTGTTCCGGTCCAACCAGAACATCCTGCCTGCAGCCCGCAGTTGACCAGCGTTGCTCGTCTCGCGGGGCCGCGCCGCAGGCCGTGTGCTGGTCGGGCTGGTCAAGCCGACGAGCTTTCAGGGCCTGGCCGAGAAGACCACCGGCCGCGACTGACAATTGACTGACAACGGGAGATGGCCTGCAGCGGCCTCTAGTTGCCTCCACACGGAAAGCGACTGCGGCACGCCTTTCAGGCCTGTGTATGTAAGTGGTTGTGGCTGAACGACGTAACTGGTACGCCCGGCAGGGCTCGAACCTACGACCGCCTTCCATATCAGAAGTTTTCGGGGGTGAGGCCACCCAAGGCCACAGCAGCCCGCTGCGGCCTTACATCGGTGAGCCCGATCACCGCCGCAGGCCCAGATCACCGTTGCCGATGTATCCATGTCGCTCGACAACGTACTTGCCGTCGCGGGCGGGGCGGGACCGGATCATGCCTACGTCATGGCCTTTGGCCTGCTTCTGTCCATCGCGATGATGGCAGTTGCCGCCAACGCGATCAGCAGCCTGCTGCACCGCTGGCCCTCGCTCAACTACGCGGGACTGCTGCTGATCGCCTTCGTCGCGGCCAGGATGATCTTCGAAGGATCGAGCGGTGTCAGGCCCTGGTTGGCCGCGTTACGCTGACGTCGTCCATCGTCCGTTCGGGTTCATCCCGTGCGGATGGCCACTACGAGAATGTCACGAGGATGCTACCCAGGACGATGGGGGCCGGCCCACCAGGCAATGTCCCAGTGTCAGCCCTGCTTGATGATCAGACGAATCTGCCCCGTGTGGAACTGCACGTGGCCGCCGCGCGACAGCAGCACCGACAGACGATTGCGCAGCGGCTCCCTGTCGAAGTCCTCGGCCGAAATGGCGTCGTGTCTCTCGAGCCACGCGGCTGCGGGCAGCGACTCCATCGCGCTGGTGAGTGCGGAGTTCACCTCGGTCCAGGCGGCGCGCAGCGAGGCCGGGGTGATGGTGTCGGGCGCCGTCCGGTCCGCCTTGGTCAGGAACGCTTCGTCGAGTTCGGGATGCAGGCGCGCACCCAGCCGGAGCAGCGGCAGCATGCGGTCGTGCACGGCGACGAGATGTCCAAGCAGGTAGAAGAGGCGGTTCTTCCCTGGTGCCACTTCCTGCTGCAGCTGGTCATCGCTCGCGGCGGCAAAGACTCCGTCGAGGCGATCGAGATTCTGTTTCCACGAGGCAAGTGCGGTTCTGGCGAACAGGTCGGCGACAGGTGCGTCTGGCTGGGTCATCGCCCAAGCGTATGTCCAATCGGTGCTGCCGGCGCTTTGAGCGGCGCCCATCTCCTTGGTTGCGGTGAAAGAATGCGTCGCTCGGTGGTTACTCCTCGCGCAGTGCTCGACGGGCGCCACCCTCGAGGGGCGCGGCGCCGGAACCAGAGACGCGGCGAGCACCGTGGCGAGGAGGGGGGCTGCGCCGAACAGCAGCATTCGGGATCGCCGGGGGCGATGCCGTAGAGTTGCGCCCGTACGATTCCCCACGCGAGCGGGAGCGCCCGCGCGAAGCCCACTGCTGATGTCGATGCCGCGTTCCTTCACCACTGCGATGGCTTCGGGCCGAACGATGCTCGGTGACGTTCCGGCGGAGCAGACCTCGAAGCGTCCTTCGCCGGGCGTTCGCAGCAGCCCCTCGGCCATCTGGCGGCGGGCTGAATGTTCCGGCCCCTCGATTGAGCGTCGCTTCCCAGTAACGCTCGGTCGAAGAAATCAGGCAGGTCATGATCTCATTCGGGCGACTCGGAGGTAAGGCCGCGCTTGCTCGGAGGCATCATATGAACCGCGCGCGACGACCTCGACAAAGTGTGCGCGCCTAACGGCACTCGTCGTGCAATCAGTTCGATGCGTGCCCGGTGACCGCCCGCCTTCGCGAGCGCAACGGAAGTCATCCTGGTTCCTGAAAAGACGCGCCTCGAGTCTGGTTCCAAGCGGCGTTTGCAGCAGAAATTGCACGAGGGCGGAGGCGTCGACGACGATCGCGCGGACTCGCGCTCCCGCGGACGACCGCTGCGGCCGGCGTTTTTGACGTCACCCGGTTTGGACCGTGAAGTCGAGTCAGCATCTTCGACCACGTGCTCTTGGCAGGCGCTCGCGCCCCAATTCATCAAACGTCCGAGCAGGCTGCGCGTAGAACGCACTTGCAGCGAGCTCTGAAACGGAGCTCGAGTTGGCCACCGATCGGGGCGGCGCGCTCGCGCATGCTGACCAGTCCCGGGGCCGTTGGCCGCTGCCGCCGCAGCCTCGAAGCCGCGGCCATCGTCCTCCACGCTGAAGCGGACCTCGTCGTCACTGAGCGAC includes:
- a CDS encoding nucleotidyltransferase family protein; the encoded protein is MPLDAVINAVHHLEDRLRTDFGVAALYVFGSVAGGEASADSDIDVLVEFDGMPTFARFMDLKALLEDTLGAHVDLVTRAALRSQLKPRIEAEARRVA
- a CDS encoding PQQ-dependent dehydrogenase, methanol/ethanol family gives rise to the protein MSARSALVPIILTLVVAGTGCTVSSTAVLDDDTARVAADAEPGNWLSHGRTYGEQRFSPLTRISTETVAGLGLAWSYDLGMNRGAEATPIVRDGVMYVTSAWSIVHAISAKTGAKRWVYDPKVSREVGPKACCDVVNRGVAVHGGKVFVGVIDGRLVALDAATGVVAWETVTVDQSQPYTITGAPRVANGLVYIGNGGAEYGVRGYVSAYDAQTGALRWRFYTVPGNPATGPDGAASDSVLERMRATWTGEWWQNGGGGTVWDAIVYDPEFDQLLVGVGNGSPWNQQIRSPGGGDNLFLASIVALDAKTGAYKWHYQTTPGETWDYTATQPIMLADLTIGGTPRKVAMQAPKNGFFYVINRANGQLISADPYLDMKAAKDTPRGAPVAWAYAVDTKTGRPIENPEARFKAGTTLIHPNPDGGHNWHPMSYSPQTGLVYIPIQDGAIDFAHDPAYTRLEGFQNLGVLIGTLPDDPQVRKAIRNGYRGALLAWDPIARKAAWRAERRGAYNGGTLAVAGGVVFQGTIDGHFLAMDAKTGKELWSFDNQAATLAGPVSYELDGEQYISVPAGYGGVFFLINGLFLPREGSPANARVYTFKLGGSAPRPVIQFARIPTPKPPVLPVTADQYRRGGFLYDTFCLNCHGIAAITGGVLPDLRKSGRLQDAVLWKAAVVDEELASRGMPRFSRHISAADAELIRAYVAGQAGLLFNQEQERTPPATQ
- a CDS encoding TerC family protein, which codes for MTVADVSMSLDNVLAVAGGAGPDHAYVMAFGLLLSIAMMAVAANAISSLLHRWPSLNYAGLLLIAFVAARMIFEGSSGVRPWLAALR
- a CDS encoding IS110 family transposase: MLYRADALTAIHIPTEIEEAVRDLLRCRKDIRIDLLRARHRLSKFLLRHGRRFTGGRAWTLRHDAWLRAQPWDQVALQRTHESYLRAVDETVGRLRAVETDLRPLLQVAPLQARVQRLRCFRGMDDLTALTIAAELGDARRFASAPQTMAFVGLVPSEHSSGSKRAQGGITKTGNAHLRRVLIEAAWHYRHPARVGRSLRARQAGAPSTAIPHAWAAQQRLHRTYRRLTARGKPTPQVVTAVARELTGFVWAALTQ
- a CDS encoding BBE domain-containing protein, with the translated sequence MRTFGELVRETPDEVRAGFRVHEETGASATCGYYGDPAAAAAYLAKWKTAFRPVDPRMASSTPNPEGEVWTTTSLAVDGAFLEGMTDGVVDVLARAAVAGRGVGAMLMGLSNGVASRVAMTDTAYPLRGTGLSSLLSAEWKRPADRKRAERWVAEHGAALRPWARRAYVNYLAPSTAERIRDVYGVNYPRLARVKGTYDPTNLFRSNQNILPAARS
- a CDS encoding DinB family protein is translated as MTQPDAPVADLFARTALASWKQNLDRLDGVFAAASDDQLQQEVAPGKNRLFYLLGHLVAVHDRMLPLLRLGARLHPELDEAFLTKADRTAPDTITPASLRAAWTEVNSALTSAMESLPAAAWLERHDAISAEDFDREPLRNRLSVLLSRGGHVQFHTGQIRLIIKQG